CGGTCGGCCCCTCCTCGACGAGATAGCCGATGTGGAACATCGCCGTGCGCTGCGACACGCGGGCCGCCTGCTGCATGGAATGGGTGACGATGACGATCGTGTAGTTCTGGCGCAGCTCGTCGATCAGTTCCTCGACCTTGGCGGTGGCGATCGGATCGAGCGCCGAGCAGGGTTCGTCCATCAGGATGACTTCGGGCGACACCGCGATGGCGCGGGCGATGCACAGGCGCTGCTGTTGTCCGCCGGACAGGCCGGTGCCGGATTCCGAGAGGCGGTCCTTCACCTCTTCCCAGATCGCAGCCTTGCGCAGGCTCTTCTCGACCACCTCGTCCAACTCGGTCTTCGACTTCGTCAGGCCGTGGATGCGCGGACCGTAGGCGACGTTATCGTATATCGATTTCGGGAAGGGGTTCGGCTTCTGGAACACCATGCCGACGCGGGCGCGAAGCTCC
The nucleotide sequence above comes from Aquibium microcysteis. Encoded proteins:
- the pstB gene encoding phosphate ABC transporter ATP-binding protein PstB, whose protein sequence is MNMLNEASIEQKLSPMKNEPTIKMRGDKVTVHYGEKQALFGVDLQIPEKQVTALIGPSGCGKSTFLRCLNRMNDTIDGCRVGGKITLDQEDVYDPSIDVVELRARVGMVFQKPNPFPKSIYDNVAYGPRIHGLTKSKTELDEVVEKSLRKAAIWEEVKDRLSESGTGLSGGQQQRLCIARAIAVSPEVILMDEPCSALDPIATAKVEELIDELRQNYTIVIVTHSMQQAARVSQRTAMFHIGYLVEEGPTDKMFTNPDDKRTQDYITGRFG